The following DNA comes from Meiothermus sp..
TCCGCAATCAATGCTGTAACGCGCCCTACGCCATCCCCAGCTCGCGCTTGAGGCGGGCCAGGTCGTCTTCAACGGCCTTGTTGCTGCCCAGGCTTTCCAGCTCCTTCTCCACGTCGCTTTTGTCCAGCTCCGAAAGGGCCGCGTGCTTGTCCTCCATGGCCTCGATGCGGCGCTCCATGTCCTCGAAGGCCTCCACCGCGCTGTGGGCGTCTACCTTGGACTCGAACCTGCGCACCGTCTCGGCGGCCTCCACGCCCTTCTTGCGGGCAATGAGCAGGGCTTTCTTGGCCTCGGACTCCTGAATTTTGCCTTCCAGGGCCTTGAGCTGGGTGGTGAGCTGGTTGACCAGGGACTGTTGCTGGGCCACCTGCTGGGCAAAGCCATCGGCCAGGGCCTGAGCCTGCTGTTTGCGCTTGAGAGCCTCGCGGGCCAGGTCTTCGCGCTCGCCCTTGAGGGCCTCGGCGGCTTTTTGCTCCCAGGCCCGCGCCTGCTCGGCGTAGCTTTGCTGCTCGCGCTCGAGCTTCTTCAGCTCGGCCATGGCCTCGGCCACCTCCATCCGGGCCTCGCGCAGCGTGGAGCGCATATCCTCCAGGGCCTGCTCGATGATTTTTTCCGGGTCTTCGGCCCGTTTAATCAGATCGTTGATATTGGCCCGAATCAGGCGGGAAAGGCGGTCGAGAATACCCATAGTTGTTCCTCCTGCAACCCAGTGTAGCGCACCCCCACCCCCCTCACAACCTCCGCCGCGCACAAAGCCGGGTTTTGCCGGACAAACGCCCCAAACGGCGCTTCACCACTCGGGGTCGTCTTTTTTTGTTGGCCGTATTTCAAACTCGCCCTCGAGCGGGTTGTACACCGGCTCCCAGTCCCTCTTGCCCGGCGAAAAGGTCTCCTGGTGCGGGTTGTATTTCGGCGGCGCAGGAATAGCCGAAAACTCGCCGTTGGTTGGCAGATACGAGAACCCGTTGCCCGCTGGGGCAAACTCGTGGCGGTTTTGGAAGGGGTTGTACCGCAAAACCCAGTCTTCTGGAACCATCTCGAATTTATTTGTGTAGGGGTTGTACTTCTGAACCAACTTTGCCATCTTTAAAGCTTACTCCACTCATAAGATGCTTTTTGGTCACAACAGCCAGCCCCCAGACGGCCGCCAAGCTTTCCAGGGCAGCCGTTTAGGGGGTGACTCCAATCCCCTTACGGGGCTTTTACTATCGCCAAGCGCCAGTACCTCCAAGAGGGGGATGAGGATAGTTTCAATCCCCTTACGGGGCTTTTTGTTTGCAACGCAAGCGCCGGTACACGTGGGGGCTTTCGTCCACGTCACGTTTCAATCCCCTTACGGGGCTTTTTGTTTGCAACCCGGTTATCCCGGCTTGTTCTGTCCAGCGCACTGGCTTCAAGTTTCAATCCCCTTACGGGGCTTTTTGTTTGCAACCCCAGCGCCCACACCGCATACTGACTGGCCTCGCCAGTCAGTAGTTTCAATCCCCTTACGGGGCTTTTTGTTTGCAACGAGCGCCCTGCCACCGTCCGGCGCTACAAGCGGGCTGCCCACGTTTCAATCCCCTTACGGGGCTTTTTGTTTGCAACTGCAGGTTAGGGTCGGAAGAGGACATGCGCCCCGAAACTGTGGTTTCAATCCCCTTACGGGGCTTTTTGTTTGCAACTGCCGGGCGGCAAACACGAGGAACAAGACCGGTTGTTGGAGGTGGTTTCAATCCCCTTACGGGGCTTTTTGTTTGCAACGGGAAGATGTACCCAATGTCGCCGTCATAATCAGCACCGGGTTTCAATCCCCTTACGGGGCTTTTTGTTTGCAACCCCAGTCACCGTGGCCCACTTCTGCAAGCGCTCGGCGTCGTCGTTTCAATCCCCTTACGGGGCTTTTTGTTTGCAACTGAACCCGTTAGAGCGAACCATCGACACTATGAGCCGGCTCAGTTCGTTTCAATCCCCTTACGGGGCTTTTTGTTTGCAACTCACATGGTCCGAGGGTGCTGGTGCACAAGCCTCTGAGGCTTTGGGTGTTTCAATCCCCTTACGGGGCTTTTTGTTTGCAACAGCATACCCCGTTAAACGCCGTGCTGTACAGGGGTGCTGGAGGGGGTATTTATGAGAAAATGGAGTTATCCACAGCCCCCCTGTGGATAACTGGGGTAAAAAGTGCGTTTTTTGCGATGAGGGCTTACTTTCCCACACTTTTAGATTTTTTGTGGCGTGGGTTTGCCTTTTTCATCGCAAAAACTGGCTTTCAAAGTGCGCTGTCGAATTGCTCGACAACAGCATTATAGCATTTTGCGCAAAACATAATGGGTTATTTGGTGAAAGTGTTTCCATGCTGTGCTGGACTGGCTTCAGGCTAGGTTTAGTGTGGGGTGGGGTGCGATCGCGCAGGCATTTTTGGCGGGTTGGGCGGGGTTTACGCTCGTTGTAACGGGTGTCGGGCGGGGGCGGGTGGGGGTAGTATTTGGGCATGGTTGCCGATCTTTCTCCGGCCCAGGTGCGGGCGGCCATCCAGCAATACCTGCTGGACGCGCTGCCCAAGCCCGAGGCGGCTACCCGCCTCGAGCTGGCCCAGTTTGCCCGGATGCTGCGCGACTACCCCGAGCGCGGCGGCAAAATGCTGCGGGGTACGCTGCTGGTGTACACCGGGCTGGCCTACGGGGCTTCGCTGGCGGGGGTGCTGCCGGTTGCGGCGGCGCTCGAGCTTTTCCAGAACTGGGCCCTGATTCACGACGACATCGAGGACGCCTCCGACGAACGGCGCGGCAAACCGGCTTTGCACAAGCTGTACGGGGTGCCGCTGGCCCTCAATGCCGGTGACGCGCTGCATGCCCGGCAGTGGGCCCTGCTGGTGGAGGCGGGGGCTTCCCGGGCGGTGCTGCTCGAGTTCGTGCACATGGTGGAGCAAACCGCCCAGGGGCAGCATCTGGAGATGAGCTGGATGGAGGGGCAGCGCTTCGACCTAGGCGAGCCGGACTACCTGGAGATGGTGGGCCAGAAGGCTGCCTACTACACCGCGGTGGCCCCGCTGCGGCTGGGGGCGCTGGCCGCCGGGGCAGAGCCGCCCGCCGCCTTCAGCGAGGCCGGGATGAAGCTCGGCATCGGGTTTCAGATTGTGGACGACGTGCTCAACCTGATGGGCGACCCCGCCAAGTACGGCAAGGAAATTGCCGGCGACCTGTGGGAGGGCAAGCGCACCCTTATTTTGCTGCGCTTTTTGCAGCAGGCCAGCCCCGAGGAACGCCGCCGGGCCGAGGCCCTGCTGCGCATTCCCAGGGAGCAAAAGCCGGCCCCGGAGGTGCAGTGGCTGCACCAGCGGCTGTTGCAGTCGGGGGCGGTGGCCCATGCCCAGCAGGTGGCCGAGCGGCTGCTGGCCGAGGGGCTGGAGGCGCTCGAGCCGGTGCTGCGCGGGGCCCCACGGGGTGCTTATGGGGCGCTGGTGCTGGAAATCCTGCAAAGCCTGGTGCGGCGGGAGGCGTAAGCCCGCCCATAGTAATCCAGTCCAGGTTTACTAGCGCTATAAAAAGTAAACTGCAAGCATGGAACCCAAGCCCTTTGAAATTGGCCTCTACACCTTTGTAGAAAACACCCCCGACCCCTACACCGGTCGGCTTCAAGACCCCGCCCAGCGCATGCGGGACTTGCTCGAGCAGGCCCATCTGGCCGACCAGGTGGGGCTGGACGTGTTTGCGGTGGGCGAGCACCACCGCGAGGAGTACCTGGCCTCGGCCCCGGCGGTAATTCTGGCCGCCATTGCCGAGCGCACCCGGCGCATCCGGCTCACCAGCGCCGTGACCGTGCTCAGCTCCGACGACCCGGTGCGGGTCTTCCAGCAGTTCGCCACCCTGGATCTGCTCTCGGGGGGCCGGGCCGAGATTATGGCCGGGCGGGGTTCTTTTATCGAGTCGTTTCCGCTGTTTGGCTACGACCTGGACGATTACAGCGCGCTGTTTGAGGAGAAGCTCGAGCTTTTGCTAAAAATCCGCGAGCAGGAGCGCGTCACCTGGAGCGGCCGCTTCCGCCCCGCCCTGCACGACCAGCCGGTTTATCCCCGTCCGGTGCAGAACCCCCTGCCGGTCTGGGTGGCGGTGGGCGGCACACCCCAGTCGGTGGTGCGGGCTGCCACGCTGGGTTTGCCCATGGCCCTGGCCATTATCGGCGGGATGCCCGAGCGCTTTGCCCCCCTCTTCGACCTCTACCGCCAGACCGCCCGGCGGCTGGGCCACGCCCCCCAGCCCCTTTCCGTCAACTCGCACGGCTTTATCGCCGACGACCCCCGGGAGGCCCTCGAGCTGGCCTACGCCAGCAGCAGCTACATCATGAACCGCATCGGACAGGAGCGCGGCTGGCCCCCCCAGAGCCGCGCCCAGTACGAGGCCTCCACCGGCCTGCGCGGGGCCAACTTTGTGGGCCACCCCGAGCAGATTGTCGAGAAAATCCTGTTCCAGCAC
Coding sequences within:
- a CDS encoding PspA/IM30 family protein; protein product: MGILDRLSRLIRANINDLIKRAEDPEKIIEQALEDMRSTLREARMEVAEAMAELKKLEREQQSYAEQARAWEQKAAEALKGEREDLAREALKRKQQAQALADGFAQQVAQQQSLVNQLTTQLKALEGKIQESEAKKALLIARKKGVEAAETVRRFESKVDAHSAVEAFEDMERRIEAMEDKHAALSELDKSDVEKELESLGSNKAVEDDLARLKRELGMA
- a CDS encoding polyprenyl synthetase family protein, with the protein product MVADLSPAQVRAAIQQYLLDALPKPEAATRLELAQFARMLRDYPERGGKMLRGTLLVYTGLAYGASLAGVLPVAAALELFQNWALIHDDIEDASDERRGKPALHKLYGVPLALNAGDALHARQWALLVEAGASRAVLLEFVHMVEQTAQGQHLEMSWMEGQRFDLGEPDYLEMVGQKAAYYTAVAPLRLGALAAGAEPPAAFSEAGMKLGIGFQIVDDVLNLMGDPAKYGKEIAGDLWEGKRTLILLRFLQQASPEERRRAEALLRIPREQKPAPEVQWLHQRLLQSGAVAHAQQVAERLLAEGLEALEPVLRGAPRGAYGALVLEILQSLVRREA
- a CDS encoding LLM class flavin-dependent oxidoreductase, encoding MEPKPFEIGLYTFVENTPDPYTGRLQDPAQRMRDLLEQAHLADQVGLDVFAVGEHHREEYLASAPAVILAAIAERTRRIRLTSAVTVLSSDDPVRVFQQFATLDLLSGGRAEIMAGRGSFIESFPLFGYDLDDYSALFEEKLELLLKIREQERVTWSGRFRPALHDQPVYPRPVQNPLPVWVAVGGTPQSVVRAATLGLPMALAIIGGMPERFAPLFDLYRQTARRLGHAPQPLSVNSHGFIADDPREALELAYASSSYIMNRIGQERGWPPQSRAQYEASTGLRGANFVGHPEQIVEKILFQHKIFGHQRFLLQLTVGTLPHRKVLRAIELLGTEVAPVVRREIASRSNASVATI